One stretch of Rhodoferax lithotrophicus DNA includes these proteins:
- the groL gene encoding chaperonin GroEL (60 kDa chaperone family; promotes refolding of misfolded polypeptides especially under stressful conditions; forms two stacked rings of heptamers to form a barrel-shaped 14mer; ends can be capped by GroES; misfolded proteins enter the barrel where they are refolded when GroES binds), whose protein sequence is MAAKDVIFGGEARARMVEGVNILANAVKVTLGPKGRNVVLERSFGAPTVTKDGVSVAKEIELKDKLQNMGAQMVKEVASKTSDNAGDGTTTATVLAQAIVREGMKYVAAGMNPMDLKRGIDKAVEALIAELKKASKPTTTSKEIAQVGSISANSDASIGDIIANAMDKVGKEGVITVEDGKSLQNELDVVEGMQFDRGYLSPYFINSQEKQSALLDNPFVLLFDKKISNIRDLLPTLEQVAKAGRPLLIIAEDVEGEALATLVVNTIRGILKVVAVKAPGFGDRRKAMLEDIAILTGGKVIAEEVGLTLDKVTLADLGSAKRIEVGKENTIIIDGAGPAADIEARVKQVRVQIEEATSDYDREKLQERVAKLAGGVAVIKVGAATEVEMKEKKARVEDALHATRAAVEEGIVAGGGVALLRAKQAAGVIKGDNADQDHGIALVLKAIEAPLREIVYNAGGEASVVVNAVMAGTGNYGFNAANDTYGDMIEMGILDPTKVTRTALQNAASVASLMLTTECMVAESPKTEAAGGMGGGDMGGMGGMGGMGGMGM, encoded by the coding sequence GCCCGCGCACGCATGGTTGAAGGCGTGAACATTTTGGCCAACGCGGTCAAAGTAACCCTGGGCCCCAAGGGTCGTAACGTGGTGCTGGAGCGCTCTTTCGGCGCCCCCACCGTGACCAAGGACGGTGTGTCCGTGGCCAAGGAAATCGAACTCAAAGACAAGCTGCAAAACATGGGCGCGCAGATGGTCAAGGAAGTGGCTTCCAAGACTTCTGACAACGCTGGCGACGGCACCACCACCGCCACCGTGCTGGCTCAAGCCATCGTGCGCGAAGGCATGAAGTACGTGGCCGCCGGCATGAACCCGATGGATCTGAAGCGCGGTATCGACAAGGCTGTAGAAGCCCTGATCGCCGAACTGAAGAAGGCATCCAAACCCACCACCACCTCCAAAGAAATCGCCCAAGTCGGCTCGATTTCTGCCAACTCTGACGCATCCATTGGCGACATCATTGCCAACGCGATGGACAAAGTCGGCAAAGAAGGCGTGATCACTGTGGAAGACGGCAAGTCTCTGCAAAACGAACTCGACGTGGTCGAAGGCATGCAGTTTGACCGTGGCTACCTGTCACCCTACTTCATCAACAGCCAGGAAAAACAATCCGCGTTGCTGGACAACCCCTTCGTGCTGCTGTTCGACAAGAAGATCAGCAACATCCGTGACCTGTTGCCTACCCTGGAACAAGTCGCCAAGGCTGGCCGTCCCCTGTTGATCATTGCTGAAGATGTCGAAGGCGAAGCCCTGGCCACTTTGGTGGTCAACACCATCCGCGGCATCCTGAAGGTTGTGGCTGTCAAGGCTCCTGGCTTTGGTGACCGTCGCAAGGCCATGCTGGAAGACATCGCCATCCTGACTGGCGGCAAAGTGATCGCTGAAGAAGTTGGCCTGACCCTGGACAAAGTGACTTTGGCTGACCTCGGTTCTGCCAAGCGCATCGAAGTGGGCAAGGAAAACACCATCATCATCGACGGTGCTGGCCCAGCAGCTGACATCGAAGCCCGCGTGAAACAAGTGCGTGTACAAATCGAAGAAGCTACCAGCGACTACGACCGCGAAAAACTGCAAGAGCGTGTGGCCAAACTGGCTGGCGGTGTGGCCGTGATCAAGGTTGGCGCTGCCACCGAAGTCGAAATGAAAGAAAAGAAAGCCCGTGTGGAAGATGCTCTGCACGCTACCCGCGCTGCCGTGGAAGAAGGCATTGTGGCTGGTGGCGGCGTGGCTCTGCTGCGCGCCAAGCAAGCTGCGGGTGTCATCAAGGGTGACAACGCTGACCAAGACCACGGCATTGCCCTGGTGTTGAAAGCCATCGAAGCTCCCCTGCGCGAAATCGTTTACAACGCCGGTGGCGAAGCCTCTGTGGTGGTGAACGCTGTCATGGCAGGCACCGGCAACTACGGCTTCAACGCCGCCAACGACACCTATGGCGACATGATCGAAATGGGTATTCTGGACCCCACCAAAGTGACCCGCACCGCGCTGCAAAACGCAGCCTCTGTGGCTTCGCTGATGTTGACCACCGAATGTATGGTGGCCGAGTCCCCCAAGACTGAAGCCGCTGGCGGCATGGGTGGCGGCGACATGGGTGGTATGGGCGGCATGGGTGGTATGGGCGGCATGGGCATGTAA
- a CDS encoding MBOAT family O-acyltransferase → MPVVFAGYFLIARKSHQEALAWLAMASIFFYAYWSIKALPVLVISICINYGFGTLLAKQELKYRKVILILAIAANLVALGYYKYINFFIDNINDICDLMELDPLDSINIFLPIGISFFTFTQIAFLIDNYQDKVKERNFIQYTLFVSFFPHLLAGPLLYHRQMMPQFSIPENFVIQKEKIVTGLLIFTVGLAKKLLIADTLNSYISTFYNSLAQDFEPNFLASWTACLGYTFQLYFDFSGYSDMAVGIALLFGIWLPFNFNSPLRATSIIDFWQRWHITLTKYVGDYLYTPITLQFMRLGQNLPPTFGFLFSLVIPTVFIFLILGFWHGANWTYVVFGGMHGLYIVTNHLWRKFFPVLSKQNRNNQSCKTLKLTAAWILTFLAVNVACVMFRSDSISTAVVVYKGMLGFNGYSLGNMPDIQAWIFNLRIILLTMISAFLIVFLIPNTIRIASLSEKILTDKGVLIYVFVAILLGIIYSLLQLDFHGSPFLYFQF, encoded by the coding sequence ATGCCAGTCGTATTTGCTGGCTATTTTCTGATCGCCAGAAAAAGTCATCAAGAGGCGCTTGCATGGTTGGCTATGGCTTCGATTTTCTTTTATGCTTATTGGAGCATCAAGGCTCTACCGGTTTTGGTGATATCCATCTGCATCAACTATGGTTTCGGAACTCTGCTAGCAAAGCAAGAACTAAAATATCGAAAAGTAATATTAATATTGGCAATTGCAGCTAATCTGGTAGCTTTGGGGTATTATAAATACATCAATTTTTTCATTGATAATATCAATGATATATGTGATCTGATGGAGCTGGATCCATTGGATTCAATTAATATATTTTTGCCTATTGGGATTTCATTTTTCACTTTCACTCAAATTGCTTTTTTGATTGATAACTATCAAGATAAAGTGAAAGAACGTAATTTTATTCAGTACACCCTTTTTGTTTCTTTTTTTCCTCATCTTTTAGCTGGACCGTTGCTTTACCATAGGCAAATGATGCCGCAGTTCTCGATTCCGGAGAATTTTGTAATTCAAAAAGAAAAAATTGTTACTGGATTATTAATTTTTACTGTTGGGTTGGCGAAAAAACTATTGATTGCGGATACTTTAAATAGTTATATATCTACCTTTTACAATTCACTAGCTCAAGATTTTGAACCCAATTTTTTGGCATCCTGGACTGCATGTCTAGGATACACTTTTCAGCTTTATTTTGATTTCTCTGGGTACTCTGACATGGCGGTTGGAATAGCCTTATTATTTGGTATCTGGTTGCCATTTAACTTTAATTCTCCTTTGCGAGCCACCAGCATCATTGATTTTTGGCAACGTTGGCATATTACCCTTACTAAATACGTCGGAGATTATTTATACACGCCAATCACTTTGCAATTCATGCGTCTGGGTCAAAACCTGCCGCCAACCTTTGGATTCCTTTTTTCCCTGGTTATTCCAACGGTTTTTATCTTTTTGATTTTAGGTTTTTGGCATGGGGCCAATTGGACATACGTGGTCTTTGGAGGTATGCATGGTTTGTATATTGTGACGAATCATCTCTGGAGAAAATTTTTTCCAGTTTTGAGCAAACAAAATAGAAATAATCAATCTTGTAAAACTTTGAAGTTGACTGCTGCTTGGATATTAACTTTTTTAGCTGTTAATGTTGCATGTGTCATGTTTCGTTCTGATAGCATTTCCACAGCCGTTGTTGTTTACAAAGGAATGCTGGGGTTCAATGGGTATTCTTTGGGAAATATGCCTGATATTCAGGCATGGATATTCAATTTAAGAATCATTCTTTTGACAATGATTTCCGCTTTTCTGATAGTTTTCTTGATACCCAACACTATTCGCATAGCTTCGTTGTCTGAAAAAATTCTTACTGATAAAGGAGTGTTAATCTATGTTTTTGTTGCTATTTTGCTTGGAATAATATATTCGTTGTTGCAGCTTGATTTTCATGGGAGTCCATTTCTATATTTTCAATTTTAA
- a CDS encoding GNAT family N-acetyltransferase: protein MDDLVFRKAAPADLPFLIAAVKAAEKLGTASCTYEKLFLLSDAEVDALLNQALSIESDGYQLALSTFFVYTRGGVPVACCSAWIEAADGIPSGFKMAAVLSDLLGFEKWIDAKAAIKAFADATPKRTAGALQMETFYVEPSFRGQGITVQIIDSVIRSFSNVVMPAKIAEITMFEGNAEALRAYQKAGFHIHRKGDPGNALFRTLTGSAGFIQLHKTIRA from the coding sequence ATGGACGATTTGGTTTTCCGAAAAGCTGCCCCGGCCGATTTGCCCTTTCTCATCGCTGCCGTGAAAGCTGCGGAAAAGCTGGGCACAGCCAGTTGCACCTATGAAAAGCTTTTTCTGCTGAGTGACGCAGAGGTCGATGCACTGCTCAACCAAGCACTCTCGATTGAAAGTGACGGATATCAGCTTGCCCTGAGCACCTTTTTCGTTTACACGAGGGGTGGTGTTCCGGTTGCCTGTTGTTCTGCATGGATTGAGGCCGCAGATGGTATTCCCAGTGGGTTCAAGATGGCTGCCGTGCTTTCTGATCTATTGGGTTTTGAGAAATGGATCGATGCGAAAGCTGCGATCAAGGCGTTTGCCGATGCAACCCCCAAGCGTACTGCTGGGGCGCTGCAGATGGAGACGTTTTACGTCGAACCAAGTTTTCGGGGGCAAGGCATCACGGTGCAAATCATCGACAGTGTGATACGCAGTTTCAGTAACGTTGTTATGCCTGCGAAGATCGCCGAAATCACCATGTTCGAAGGAAACGCCGAGGCACTTCGCGCATACCAGAAAGCCGGATTTCACATCCACCGCAAAGGTGATCCCGGCAATGCGCTTTTTCGGACTCTGACAGGCAGTGCTGGTTTTATTCAGTTGCACAAAACGATCAGAGCCTAA